A DNA window from Enoplosus armatus isolate fEnoArm2 chromosome 9, fEnoArm2.hap1, whole genome shotgun sequence contains the following coding sequences:
- the zyx gene encoding zyxin isoform X1, with protein MEDSSSSKPFMVTSSLNFKVTTPSFYNQPKKFASVAPPRPKSLTPPSGPSPTPVGTAVIGRVGDLPPPPPSLCDDFPPPPPPPPLDDDLPAPPPECQTTPNASDAPPPAFPAPPPVADDLPLPAPPEDSACPPSCPSPPPPPPPPPVPASGTSIPSAAANPQRLMEKQTSFDQQLDSLTDLLSEMETRGPFNPKLPSQYSSAPAPKPSAPPPTAPKPALSFLPPPEMADRPPPAPWAEELKARTNRQANHNSAPNSAAQPFAKAPAVAPKSVFGGRGGTSAASLAQKLNQNLNQNTTPITVAPKPSPPSATSSFPPPPTAPPAPPTPPNNMAAAPASNHIKSPPFTSQVNANQNPPAAVPPPQPKTMVSPHSSYSQPMKTRPASTQPSPPGPVAIPGGGVPLNMREVEELERMTKDFIKDMDTHAPVITSPPTEVCGKCGEALSRTQPAVRAMDKLFHSNCFCCMSCHRPLQGMQFYDRDGAPQCEDCYMSSLAVCSRCGEKITDRVLKAVGQCFHAQCFRCSTCSCTLEGAPFITDDNNNPYCVQDYHRRFSPLCVSCNEPIIPAAGSEETVRVVALDKNFHLKCYRCEDCGRPLSIEADENGCYPLDGRILCMKCHTQRAKQAAQ; from the exons ATGGAggactccagcagcagcaagccaTTCATGGTGACATCCTCTCTGAACTTCAAAGTCACCACCCCGTCCTTCTACAACCAGCCAAAGAAGTTTGCCTCTGTGGCACCACCACGGCCCAAAAGTCTGACACCTCCCTCAGGTCCATCACCGACACCCGTAGGCacagctgtgattggtcgaGTGGGAGATCTGCCTCCGCCACCCCCCTCGCTCTGTGATG ACttcccaccccctcctcctcctcctccactggaTGATGATTTGCCAGCCCCTCCCCCCGAATGTCAAACCACACCCAATGCCTCTGACGCCCCCCCTCCTGCCTTCCCCGCTCCACCTCCAGTGGCAGATGACCTGCCCCTCCCAGCTCCCCCTGAGGATAGTGCCTGTCCACCCTCctgcccctctccccctcctcccccaccccctccacctgTCCCTGCCTCCGGTACCAGTATTCCCAGTGCTGCCGCGAACCCGCAG AGACTGATGGAGAAGCAGACTAGCTTCGATCAACAGCTTGACTCTCTAACTGACTTGCTGTCCGAGATGGAGACCAGGGGACCTTTCAACCCCAAG TTACCAAGCCAGTATTCTTCAGCACCAGCACCCAAGCCTTCAGCTCCTCCCCCCACTGCTCCCAAACcagctctctccttcctcccaccCCCTGAGATGGCAGACCGTCCGCCTCCAGCACCTTGGGCAGAAGAACTGAAAGCCAGAACGAACCGACAAGCCAATCACAACTCTGCACCAAACTCTGCTGCTCAGCCGTTTGCTAAGGCCCCGGCTGTGGCCCCCAAGTCAGTTTTcggagggagagggggaacaTCAGCAGCCTCTCTGGCACAAAAACTCAACCAGAACCTGAACCAGAACACCACCCCAATCACCGTTGCACCAAAaccttcccctccctctgccactagctctttccctccacctcccacaGCTCCCCCTGCACCTCCTACTCCACCAAACAATATGGCGGCTGCCCCGGCCTCTAATCACATAAAGAGTCCTCCCTTCACCAGTCAGGTGAATGCAAACCAAaaccctcctgctgctgtgcctCCTCCTCAACCCAAGACGATGGTATCTCCCCACTCCTCTTATAGCCAACCAATGAAAACTCGCCCTGCATCAACA caGCCCTCACCCCCTGGTCCAGTTGCTATCCCAGGTGGAGGTGTTCCTCTGAATATGAGGGaagtggaggagctggagagaatGACCAAGGACTTCATTAAAGACATGGACACGCACGCACCTGTCATCACCTCCCCTCCTACAg AGGTCTGTGGGAAGTGTGGCGAGGCTCTGTCCCGTACCCAGCCAGCAGTTAGAGCCATGGATAAACTCTTCCACTCCAACTGCTTCTGTTGCATGAGCTGTCATCGCCCCCTGCAGGGCATGCAGTTCTATGACAGGGACGGTGCACCTCAGTGTGAGGACTGCTATATG agTTCCCTGGCGGTGTGTTCCCGATGTGGGGAGAAGATCACAGATCGCGTGCTGAAGGCCGTGGGCCAATGTTTCCATGCCCAGTGTTTCCGCTGCAGCACTTGCTCCTGCACACTTGAGGGGGCGCCTTTCATCactgatgacaacaacaaccCCTACTGTGTCCAGGATTACCACAG GCGTttctcccctctgtgtgtgagctgtaaTGAACCCATTATTCCAGCCGCCGGCAGTGAGGAGACAGTCAGAGTGGTGGCTCTTGACAAGAACTTCCACCTTAAGTGTTACCGTTGTGAG GATTGCGGTCGCCCTCTCTCCATAGAAGCGGATGAAAATGGCTGCTATCCATTGGATGGTAGGATCCTGTGTATGAAGTGCCACACCCAGCGAGCCAAGCAAGCTGCGCAGTGA
- the zyx gene encoding zyxin isoform X2, whose translation MEDSSSSKPFMVTSSLNFKVTTPSFYNQPKKFASVAPPRPKSLTPPSGPSPTPVGTAVIGRVGDLPPPPPSLCDDFPPPPPPPPLDDDLPAPPPECQTTPNASDAPPPAFPAPPPVADDLPLPAPPEDSACPPSCPSPPPPPPPPPVPASGTSIPSAAANPQRLMEKQTSFDQQLDSLTDLLSEMETRGPFNPKLPSQYSSAPAPKPSAPPPTAPKPALSFLPPPEMADRPPPAPWAEELKARTNRQANHNSAPNSAAQPFAKAPAVAPKSVFGGRGGTSAASLAQKLNQNLNQNTTPITVAPKPSPPSATSSFPPPPTAPPAPPTPPNNMAAAPASNHIKSPPFTSQVNANQNPPAAVPPPQPKTMVSPHSSYSQPMKTRPASTPSPPGPVAIPGGGVPLNMREVEELERMTKDFIKDMDTHAPVITSPPTEVCGKCGEALSRTQPAVRAMDKLFHSNCFCCMSCHRPLQGMQFYDRDGAPQCEDCYMSSLAVCSRCGEKITDRVLKAVGQCFHAQCFRCSTCSCTLEGAPFITDDNNNPYCVQDYHRRFSPLCVSCNEPIIPAAGSEETVRVVALDKNFHLKCYRCEDCGRPLSIEADENGCYPLDGRILCMKCHTQRAKQAAQ comes from the exons ATGGAggactccagcagcagcaagccaTTCATGGTGACATCCTCTCTGAACTTCAAAGTCACCACCCCGTCCTTCTACAACCAGCCAAAGAAGTTTGCCTCTGTGGCACCACCACGGCCCAAAAGTCTGACACCTCCCTCAGGTCCATCACCGACACCCGTAGGCacagctgtgattggtcgaGTGGGAGATCTGCCTCCGCCACCCCCCTCGCTCTGTGATG ACttcccaccccctcctcctcctcctccactggaTGATGATTTGCCAGCCCCTCCCCCCGAATGTCAAACCACACCCAATGCCTCTGACGCCCCCCCTCCTGCCTTCCCCGCTCCACCTCCAGTGGCAGATGACCTGCCCCTCCCAGCTCCCCCTGAGGATAGTGCCTGTCCACCCTCctgcccctctccccctcctcccccaccccctccacctgTCCCTGCCTCCGGTACCAGTATTCCCAGTGCTGCCGCGAACCCGCAG AGACTGATGGAGAAGCAGACTAGCTTCGATCAACAGCTTGACTCTCTAACTGACTTGCTGTCCGAGATGGAGACCAGGGGACCTTTCAACCCCAAG TTACCAAGCCAGTATTCTTCAGCACCAGCACCCAAGCCTTCAGCTCCTCCCCCCACTGCTCCCAAACcagctctctccttcctcccaccCCCTGAGATGGCAGACCGTCCGCCTCCAGCACCTTGGGCAGAAGAACTGAAAGCCAGAACGAACCGACAAGCCAATCACAACTCTGCACCAAACTCTGCTGCTCAGCCGTTTGCTAAGGCCCCGGCTGTGGCCCCCAAGTCAGTTTTcggagggagagggggaacaTCAGCAGCCTCTCTGGCACAAAAACTCAACCAGAACCTGAACCAGAACACCACCCCAATCACCGTTGCACCAAAaccttcccctccctctgccactagctctttccctccacctcccacaGCTCCCCCTGCACCTCCTACTCCACCAAACAATATGGCGGCTGCCCCGGCCTCTAATCACATAAAGAGTCCTCCCTTCACCAGTCAGGTGAATGCAAACCAAaaccctcctgctgctgtgcctCCTCCTCAACCCAAGACGATGGTATCTCCCCACTCCTCTTATAGCCAACCAATGAAAACTCGCCCTGCATCAACA CCCTCACCCCCTGGTCCAGTTGCTATCCCAGGTGGAGGTGTTCCTCTGAATATGAGGGaagtggaggagctggagagaatGACCAAGGACTTCATTAAAGACATGGACACGCACGCACCTGTCATCACCTCCCCTCCTACAg AGGTCTGTGGGAAGTGTGGCGAGGCTCTGTCCCGTACCCAGCCAGCAGTTAGAGCCATGGATAAACTCTTCCACTCCAACTGCTTCTGTTGCATGAGCTGTCATCGCCCCCTGCAGGGCATGCAGTTCTATGACAGGGACGGTGCACCTCAGTGTGAGGACTGCTATATG agTTCCCTGGCGGTGTGTTCCCGATGTGGGGAGAAGATCACAGATCGCGTGCTGAAGGCCGTGGGCCAATGTTTCCATGCCCAGTGTTTCCGCTGCAGCACTTGCTCCTGCACACTTGAGGGGGCGCCTTTCATCactgatgacaacaacaaccCCTACTGTGTCCAGGATTACCACAG GCGTttctcccctctgtgtgtgagctgtaaTGAACCCATTATTCCAGCCGCCGGCAGTGAGGAGACAGTCAGAGTGGTGGCTCTTGACAAGAACTTCCACCTTAAGTGTTACCGTTGTGAG GATTGCGGTCGCCCTCTCTCCATAGAAGCGGATGAAAATGGCTGCTATCCATTGGATGGTAGGATCCTGTGTATGAAGTGCCACACCCAGCGAGCCAAGCAAGCTGCGCAGTGA
- the fam131bb gene encoding protein FAM131B, with translation MSRAADGVPVQKDGEQLSMEDTTSILPRLKRNSNAYGIGALAKSSLSGVSGVTRTMKERVTKPTAMAQGRVAHMIEWQNWGMQTVGAGGIPQARITTQEREKERRLENDAYSDLSDGEKEARFTAGILQQFAISEATLLAWSSMDGESPRSGSNQGSVAHLSEVNQESITSRDQILHHSSAEVWPHTYVSQGHYCLSSSDAWEPINNDPSGVASPPAGSYVMGTDGFDGQAAAHFLSQQQQQQQQFTLQQQSQLQQLQQIQQIQHYQQQQLLQYQQQQSLEHRLHSANHSLQATPNSTIHSLVHPVHPPLVDLWNTGQMEAYQTEAGGFMGVAAVVEPSLCVPSGDEMVGTEHSPLLEQQEEEEVKEEEVMLCMEPESATLTPPTQQGDASGGSSPGQPPAEPITERKASDVTSGLAQTLEEKDREGPAASMATN, from the exons ATGTCCAGAG CGGCAGATGGCGTGCCAGTCCAGAAGGATGGGGAGCAG CTGTCTATGGAAGACACCACGTCAATCCTGCCTCGGCTCAAGAGGAACTCAAACGCCTATGGCATCGGGGCTCTGGCTAAGTCTTCTCTGTCaggtgtgtcag GGGTGACCCGCACCATGAAGGAGAGAGTGACCAAGCCCACAGCCATGGCCCAGGGTCGCGTCGCTCACATGATTGAATGGCAAAACTGGGGCATGCAGACGGTGGGTGCAGGGGGCATCCCCCAGGCCCGCATCACCACCCAAGAGCGGGAAAAGGAGCGGCGGCTGGAGAACGATGCCTACAGCGACCTCAGTGACGGAGAGAAGGAGGCCCGTTTCACTGCAG GAATCCTGCAGCAGTTCGCGATCTCAGAGGCGACACTCCTGGCCTGGTCATCGATGGATGGAGAGAGCCCGCGGTCGGGCTCAAACCAGGGCAGCGTGGCTCATCTGAGTGAGGTCAACCAGGAGAGCATCACCAGTCGAG ATCAGATATTGCACCACTCCTCAGCAGAGGTGTGGCCTCACACGTACGTCTCCCAGGGCCACTactgcctctcctcctcagatgCCTGGGAGCCGATCAACAACGATCCCTCCGGCGTGGCGTCTCCCCCTGCTGGCTCCTACGTTATGGGGACTGATGGGTTTGACGGGCAGGCGGCAGCTCACTTCCTGtcgcagcaacagcagcagcagcagcagttcacgctccagcagcagagtcaattacaacagctgcagcagatccAACAGATCCAGCACtaccagcaacagcagctcctGCAGTATCAGCAACAACAG TCGCTGGAGCACAGGCTGCACAGTGCCAACCACTCTTTGCAAGCGACGCCCAACAGCACCATCCACAGTCTGGTCCATCCCGTTCACCCACCATTGGTCGATCTGTGGAACACGGGGCAGATGGAGGCCTATCAGACGGAGGCCGGAGGCTTCATGGGTGTGGCGGCGGTTGTGGAGCCGAGCCTCTGTGTTCCCTCTGGAGACGAGATGGTGGGAACAGAGCACTCCCCgctgctggagcagcaggaggaggaggaggtcaag gaggaagaggtgatGCTGTGCATGGAGCCAGAGTCGGCCACGTTGACTCCGCCCACGCAACAAGGGGATGCCTCTGGTGGCAGTAGTCCGGGGCAACCGCCGGCAGAGCCAATCACGGAGCGGAAGGCCTCAGATGTCACCTCCGGCCTTGCTCAGACATTAGAGGAGAAGGACAGGGAGGGGCCAGCCGCTTCCATGGCAACCAACTGA